In the Arachis ipaensis cultivar K30076 chromosome B10, Araip1.1, whole genome shotgun sequence genome, one interval contains:
- the LOC107622336 gene encoding (3S,6E)-nerolidol synthase 1, whose product MDILYAKQTVILKEAKHVMKKLINEDPMESLYMVDLIQRLGIEHHFQEDIEAALEKQHFIVSTDPIDFFQSHQLDNVALSFRLLRQGGYSLNADIFERLKKNKVQLREAYGEDVKSLIALHEAAQLSIGEEDTSLEDSGRLCRELLHSWLSRHHHHHEAQYVAISLQQPLHHNLPRFMDKTILLRNFKPDKESVCFMELAEINSSIVRLMNQHEALQVSKWWKGEAMSKEPTFGGYEALKWYMWPMACFTDPSFSEQRIELTKCISLVYLIDDIFDVYGTLDQLILFTDAVKRWELVGTEQLPEFMKICLRALYEITNDFAEKVYKKQGVNPIDTVKNSWIRLSNAFLEERHWLNSGELPKTEEYLKHAVVSTGVHVVLVHAFFLFHQNITHKSLAIFDDFPNIIYSVAKILRLSDDLEGYKNKNETGFDGSYIECYMREHQEVSAEDAQKHVEELISMEWKRLNRQVVLSTDHQFSSSYTKFCLNAARMVPLMYHYRTNPSLSNLHQYVKSIAKCQ is encoded by the exons ATG GATATTTTGTACGCAAAACAAACTGTGATCCTGAAGGAGGCTAAGCATGTAATGAAGAAACTTATTAACGAGGATCCAATGGAGAGTTTGTACATGGTTGACTTAATCCAAAGGCTTGGCATTGAACACCACTTTCAAGAGGACATTGAAGCTGCACTTGAGAAGCAACATTTCATAGTGAGCACAGATCCCATTGATTTTTTCCAAAGCCATCAACTTGACAATGTTGCACTCTCCTTCCGTTTACTCAGACAAGGAGGTTATTCCCTTAATGCAG ATATATTtgagaggttgaagaagaacaaAGTGCAGTTGAGAGAAGCATATGGTGAAGATGTGAAGAGTCTCATAGCGTTACATGAAGCAGCGCAGCTAAGCATTGGAGAAGAAGATACTTCTCTTGAGGATTCGGGGCGCCTCTGCCGCGAGCTTCTTCATTCATGGCTGTCaaggcatcatcatcatcatgaagctcaATATGTTGCAATCTCTCTCCAGCAACCACTTCATCACAACTTGCCTAGATTCATGGACAAAACCATCTTGCTTAGGAATTTCAAGCCCGACAAGGAATCTGTGTGTTTTATGGAACTTGCAGAAATCAATTCCTCCATAGTTAGGCTCATGAACCAGCATGAAGCCCTTCAAGTTTCAAA ATGGTGGAAAGGGGAAGCTATGTCGAAGGAGCCGACATTTGGAGGGTATGAAGCTCTAAAATGGTACATGTGGCCCATGGCGTGCTTCACAGATCCGAGCTTTTCAGAGCAAAGGATTGAGCTCACGAAATGCATCTCGCTAGTATACCTAATTGATGACATTTTCGATGTTTATGGCACGTTGGATCAGCTTATTCTATTTACTGATGCGGTCAAGAG ATGGGAATTGGTGGGAACAGAGCAGCTTCCAGAATTCATGAAAATTTGTCTGCGTGCTCTTTATGAAATTACCAACGATTTCGCTGAAAAAGTCTACAAAAAGCAAGGAGTGAATCCCATAGATACTGTTAAAAATTCG TGGATACGACTATCGAATGCGTTCTTGGAAGAGAGACATTGGTTGAATTCTGGTGAACTGCCAAAGACAGAGGAATACCTGAAGCATGCAGTTGTAAGCACAGGAGTGCACGTGGTGCTTGTCCAtgcatttttccttttccatcaaAATATAACACACAAATCTCTAGCAATTTTTGACGACTTTCCAAACATTATATACTCCGTGGCCAAAATCCTTCGACTTAGTGATGATTTAGAAGGATACAAG AACAAAAATGAAACGGGGTTTGATGGGTCATACATTGAGTGCTACATGAGAGAACATCAAGAGGTTTCAGCTGAAGACGCACAAAAGCATGTTGAGGAGCTGATTTCAATGGAATGGAAACGTCTCAATAGACAAGTAGTGTTGAGCACAGATCaccaattttcatcttcatataCCAAATTCTGCTTGAATGCTGCTAGAATGGTCCCTCTAATGTACCATTACCGCACCAATCCAAGCCTTTCCAACCTGCATCAATATGTCAAGTCTATTGCCAAATGCCAATAA
- the LOC107622100 gene encoding pathogenesis-related protein 1-like, with protein MKTCKISFSLICILFGLLCITNDYVYGHDSPNDYLDAHNIARSELGEPNLVWDETLEKYAQNYANQRKQDCQLIHSHGPYGENLAWSSSNDLSGVDAVKMWVDEKPYFNYLLNICADNQMCGHYTQVIWGNTLRVGCAKVICDNNGGSFITCNYDPPGNYIGERPY; from the coding sequence atgaaaacatgcaagatttcattttctcttatttGTATCTTATTCGGCTTATTATGCATTACGAATGATTATGTCTATGGTCATGATTCACCAAACGACTATCTTGATGCACACAACATAGCAAGATCAGAGTTGGGTGAACCGAATTTGGTTTGGGACGAAACCCttgaaaaatatgcacaaaattatgCCAATCAACGTAAACAAGATTGCCAGCTAATCCATTCACATGGTCCCTATGGAGAGAACCTTGCATGGAGCAGCAGCAATGATCTTTCTGGCGTTGATGCTGTGAAAATGTGGGTAGATGAGAAACCATACTTTAATTACTTGTTAAACATATGTGCTGATAATCAAATGTGTGGCCACTACACTCAAGTGATTTGGGGCAACACATTGCGTGTTGGTTGTGCCAAAGTCATTTGTGACAATAATGGTGGCAGTTTCATTACTTGCAACTATGATCCTCCTGGCAATTACATTGGAGAGAGACCTTATTGA